The DNA sequence GGAAGGGCAATCAAATTGTAACTTAATGCCCAAAAAAGATTCTGTTTGATTTTCTTTAAGGTCATTTGACTTAGGTTAATGGCGGTGATTAAGTCTGGTAATTTCCCTCTTGTTAAAACTATTCCTGCTGATTTTAAGGCAACTTCTGCTCCTTGTGCCATAGCGATCGCAATTTGGGCGGTACTCATAGCTGGAGCGTCATTGATACCATCTCCCACCATTGCGACTAATTGATGAGGGTTTTTTTGTTGAATTTGTTGAATTAAATCACATTTTCCTTGTGGGGTTAAATCACCATAGTATTGCTCAATTCCTACTTTTTCGGCAATATATTTCACTACATCAGGGCGATCGCCACTCATGATCATGACTTCTAAGCCCATATTTTGCAAATTTTTCACTGTTTCACGGGCAAAAGGTCGAATCGTATCCCCAAGGGCAATTACTCCAACAATATGACTATTTTGGGCTAAATAGACAACGGTTTTTCCTTGTGCTTCTAATGGCTTAATTTGTTCTGTGATTTCATTAGTAATACTAATTTGATGATCTTCTAACCATGACGGATTACCTAAGTAAAACCATGATAATTGTTCCTTGATTTCTATTACTCCTTTCACTCCTTTGCCTGAAACTGTTGTCAATTCATAGGTTTTAAGAGTTGTTAAAGACTGATTCTGAGCCTGTTTAATAATCCCTTGGGCGAGGGGATGATTGGAAACCATTTCTAAGCTAGAAGCAATTTGTAGTATTGATTGATGATTAAATTCTGGATGGAAGGAAAGAATAGTTGTAATAGAAGGGATACCCTCAGTTATTGTGCCTGTTTTATCAAAAACGATGGTTTTCAGGTTTTTAACTTGCTCTAATATATCTCCTCCTTTGATTAATAGTCCTTTTTCCGCTCCAATGGTTGTACCTACTAAAATAGCGGTGGGAGTGGCTAAACCTAACGCACAAGGACAAGCTATAACTAAAACATCAATAGCTAATTTCACACTCAAAATGGCTTTGCTTGTATCTAATTCTGTTAATAGATTTGCCCAAATTTCAGTTCCCCAAAAATACCAAAAACAAAAAGTTAAAGATGCGATCGCAATTATGCCATAGGCAAAGTAACCAGATACCACATCAGCTATTTTTTGAATAGGTGCTTTTCGGGTTTGAGCTTCTTCTACCGTCGCAATAATTTGCCCTAAAATAGTTTTACTACCCGTGTTAACTGCTTCGACAATAACCATATTTTCCTGATTAATAGTACCAGCAGACACCTTATCCCCTTCGCCCTTGGATACAGGAAAAGACTCCCCCGTCAGCAATGACTCATCAACAATGGTTTTTCCTTTTACAATCAGCCCATCAACGGGAAACTGCTCCCCTGATAGCACCCTAACCCACTCATTAGCCTTAACCCCTACTGCTGGAATTTTAACACCTTGGTCTTCCTCATAATTGTTTTTACCCACTAAACGGGCGAATTGCGGCTTTAAACCTAGTAAGGTTTCCAGAGAATCCATAGCTTTGTATCTCGCATTTGATTCTAATACCCTACCTAAGAAAATAAAACCTAATAACATAACAGGCTCATCAAAAAAACATTCCCAACCCAATTCAGAAAAAATTAAAGCAATACAACTGGTGAGATAAGCGGTAGTTGCACCAATACCCACCAAGCTATTCATATTCGGTTTACCATGCCATAAACCCTGCCAACCATTAAGTAAAATATCTCTGCCAGGTATCAACAAAGCAAGGGTTGCTAATGCCCAATGAAACCAAATGTTACTGAAAAAAGCCCCTGTATGAATGCCAAAATGATGTAAATGCCCAATAGTAGAGAAAAGAAGCAGTAAACCTGCACTAATTAATTCATAAATCCTTTTTTGCTGTTCTTGTTTTCGTTTTTCTTCTATTTTGTTTTTTTGTTCCTCTTCTATTCTTTCTCCCTGCCTAACCTGACTAGGAAAACCCAATGCGGTTAATTTTTCCGCCAAAGATTGAGGTTGAATTGAGCCTTTTTCATACTCGATCGAAGCTACTGCGGTAATTAAATTGACATTGGCACAAATAACCCCTTGATGTCGAATAATTTGTTTTTCTACTGCTTTGACACAGGCGGCACATTTCATGCCTTGAATATCGAGAATAAGAGTATCAATAGAATTAAGTTTAGATTCAAGAGAAATCATTATGAATTAAATAAGTTATGGGAAATTATTAAAATAAGTGTTTTTAGTGATCAACTAATATTGATTTTTTCAAATAGTTAACAAGACTTTGTTCTTGACCACACTTAAACTAATTATAAATTCTAAATTTCCACTAACTTTCTTGTTTTCCCCTGTAATAGAAAAGTTTATTTCTCTCCTAGAGGTAAAATGATATGAACCACTGTCTGGTTGTCAATAAAACTTTCAATTCTCATCGAACCCTGATAGATATTAATTAATTTTTTGACGATTGCTAATCCTAAACCGCAACCTTCTTGAGAGAAAAATTCTTGGTGAAACTGTCGAAATGAACCAATTTCGTCTAATTGTTCGGCAGTCATGCCCTTACCTTCATTAATTACGAATAGATGGTAAGAGTTATCATCACTAACTTTACTCAAAATTTTCACCTGTTGCCCTTGAAGAGAGAATTTAAAGCCATTATTGACTAATTCTTTAACTATTTTGTGTAAATCATTTTCAGAGGTGTTAATGGATGCTTCTTCTATCTCTAGGACTAAATCTGATGATCTGTTAAATGTTTGGGCTTCTATTTTGGCAATGCTTTCAATAATAGTTTTTGTGAAACAATTATATTTTTTTTGTCGGACTTGCTCTAACTTTTCTGGATTACTAGTAAGAAATTCTAAATAGGTATAAAGAACAAATTTTTCACTAATTTGATGTAATCTTTGAGAAGAATCTAAAAGAGTTTTTGCCATGTCTTTAATTTCTTCAATGCTCATAGATTCAGCGTATTCATTCAGCAGTGAAGCCGACACCATCATGCCATTTAAGGGAGTATAAAGTTCGTGGGGCAAGGCTTTTTGTATCCGACTACTTAATTCGTCCATTTTTTCCTGTGCCTGTTTTTTCATTTTTTGATGTTTTGCGAGGCGTGTACTTACTGCTGTTAACAATTCATCGGGGGTGAAAGGTTTGGTTAAATAATCGTCTGCACCTAATTCCATTCCTTTACGAAAATCGGGGCGATCGGATTTTGCTGTTAGAAAAATAAAAGGAATATTCTCGGTTTTACTATCTTTTTTTAATTCCGTAAGAACCTGATAACCGTCTAAATTAGGCATCATTACATCGCACAAAATTAAGTCTGGTATTTCCTCTTTCGCTAGTTCGACTCCTTCCGCTCCATCTTCTGCCGTAATTGTATAAAAGTCTGATAAGTCTAGGATTTGTTTAATATTTCTAGCGATGTTTATTTCATCTTCAATGACTAAAATTTTTTCCATGACTAATAATTTTCTGTATGATTTTTACTGATAATTTTATTGTTTAGATAGTTTTCTCAAAGATTTTATAAATCAGTATTTTTTATAGCACCTTTTATTTTTAGCTTTTATATTTTTTACTTTTTTGATAATTATCTAAACATTACTTTGCTTAACAATTTTATTATAAGTTATTTGTTAATGGTATCATTCTTTATCTTAAATTATCATATTTTTACAAAATTATTTTATCTTTAATTATCCTTTTATATTTAGGTGCTAATATTCATTTTCAGATTGACACTTATGGATAAATACCTTAATCTTTTATTTCAACCATTTTGCATACTTACGTATATACTATTAATTTTTTAATTGTTGATTTTAAAGAGTAAGTATAATATGAAATATTCTTTTTTTAAGTTTAAAATATTGCTGATATAATAGAGTAAATTTATAAAATTTTCTTAACTTTGTTAGAAATATATAAAGTGACAAGTAAAAATTATTGTGGTTATTTTTTATTAATATTTGAAGCATTCAACAGAAATATTTAGCGTCCCTAAAAGATTGATAGATTGACTGTTGCATCGTTTACGAATTGTCAAAGATGTGTGGCACTTTTTTTTCGAGCTTTATTTCAATAATTCAAGAAAAAGGATGTTTAATAATACTGAACAAAAATCTATCAAAAAAAACTCTTATGATATAAAAGATATGATCGACTATCAACCTTTAACTGTCTCTTCAGAAACAAAACTATCGGCAGTTATTGCTTTAATGAGTGAATATAATAATCATTGTTCTCTACCTTCTGCTCATGGAGATGAATGTCAAAGATTTTCTCGTGGTAGTTGTGTTTTAGTGGTTGAAAAAAATAAAGTTAAGGGGATAATTACGGAAAGGGATTTAGTTCGATTAACGGTACAAAAAATTAACTTTAATCTGGTTTGTGCAAAAGAGGTAATGACTACTCAGGTGATAACTTTATCTGAGGACTCATTTACTGATATATTTGTTGCCTTATCTATTCTACGTCAAAATAAAATTCGTCATTTACCGATACTGAATGAAAATAAAGAGTTAGTGGGGATTGTAAACTCAGAAACTCTACGGCAGAGTTTAACCCCCAATGACTTATTAAAGGTGAAGTTAGTTAAGGAAATAATGGTTTTCCCGGTGGTAACGGCTTTTTTAGATTCTTCGGTGGAAGAGTTGGCAACTTTAATGAACTTTCATCAAATAAGTTGTGTGATTATTGTTGGCAATCAAGGGGTTAATTTACCGATGATTCCTTTGGGAATTGTGACGGAAAGAGATATTTTGCAATATAAGGCTTTAGGGCTTAATTTGTCGGAAACAAAGGCGAAAAAGGTGATGAGTAGTCCTGTTTTTTCTATCAGCCCTTCTGCGTCTTTATGGGAGTTGCAAAAACAAATGGAAACGAAAAAGGTTCGTCATTTAGTTTGTTGTAATAAAAAGGGGGAGTTGGTGGGAGTTGTTACTCAAACTTCTTTGTTGCGTTCTCTTGATCCCATCGAGATGACTAATGTGATAGAATTACTACACGATCGCATCCATAAATTAGAAAATCAATTAAAAGTTTTTACCCAATTTGTGAATCATGAACAGAGTTTAGAAAAAATAAAGTCAGTAAATATACTGATGATAGAAGATAGTATTACCACCGTGGAAATACTTAAAAGACGTTTGGGTTTAGAATCAGACTATAAGTTTGATGTGATTCACTATTCCACTCTCAGAGAAGGAAGAGATGCGATCGCAGTTTATGGCAGAAATTATTTTAATTTGGTGATATTAGATTTGAATTTGCCAGACAGTCAAGGATTGAATACCCTAGAAACATTTAAACAGAACTTCCCAGAAATTGCCACTATTGTTCTAACGGCTGAATATCAAAAAAAAGTTGCTTTAAATGCTATTAAAAAAGGAGCTCAAGACTATCTAATAAAATCTATCTTTTTAGGACAAAAAAATATTGAGCAGGATTGCTTTATTTTACCACTTTTAACAGCGATCGAAAGACAAGAAAAAGAAAACAAAATTGAAAAACAAAATATTGAAATTTACCTTGCTAATGAAAAGCTAAAACATTCATTAAATGAAAATAAACAAATCAAAAAAACCTTAGAAGACTTTAATTTATTATTAGATAATAGAGTTAAACAGAGAACTTCAACTCTTAGAAAAATAGTTGATAAACTCAATCAAGAAATTAAAGAAAGAAAACAAATTGAAAAGAATTTAACTTTAAGTGAAAATAAACTAGATAGAATTATTAATGATGCTTCTGATGGTATTTTAATTGTTGATTCAAAAGGTACTATTGTTTTTGCTAATGCCGAAGCCACAAGAATTTTACAAAAAGCAGATGAAAATATTATTGGGAATCAATTTGATATTCCGATTATTGATAACCAGCCTTTAGATTTAACATTAGTAGATAAAAATGGACAGCAATTATTTGAAGAAGTTAGGGTATCCTCCACTGAATGGGAAGGAGATTCAGCTAATTTAGTTATTTTAAGAAATATTAATGAACGTATAGAGTACGAAAAAAATCTTGCTGAAAATGAAGAAAAATTCCGTCAATTAGCAGAGAATATAGAGGAAGTTTTTTATATTTTTGATATTCAAGAAAATCAGTTAATTTATCTAAGTTCTGTTTTTAAGAAAATTTGGGGTTTATCAGAACAGAAAGTATTAGAAAATCCAGCAATATGGTTAAAATCTATTCACCCTCTGGATTACAAAAATTTAACTAACCATTGGCTAACAAATCCTGAATTAATTTATGACTATTATCGAGAAAATACAGAAGTTGAATATAGAATTATTAGACCTGATAAACAAATTCGTTGGATTAATCAAAAAAGTTTTATTGTCAAAAATAAACAAGGTTCAATTTATCGTATCGTAGGCATTTTGACTGATATTACCGAACGTCGTCAAACTCAAGAATATTTGCAACAGCTAAACCGAGAATTAAAAGATAAAGTTGATTTACATACTAAGGAGCTACTTGATTTTAAATCAGCTTTGGATCAATCAGCAATTGTTACAATTTCTGACCCTGATGGAAATATTACCTATGTTAATGACCAATTTTGCCAAATTTCTGGTTATTCCCAAGAAGAATTATTAGGAGAAAATCATCGAATTGTAAACTCTCACTATCATCCTGATGAATTTTGGCAAGAGTTTTGGATGACTATTTCTCAAGGTAATATTTGGCGTGGAGAAGTAAAAAATATTAAGAAAAATGGTGATTATTTTTGGGTTGATATGGTTGTTGTTCCCTTTTTTGATCACTATCAAACTATTTCCCAATATATTGCTATTCGTTATGATATTACAGCACGAAAAGAAGCTCAAGAAATTATTGAACGCAATTTAGCTACTTTTGATGTTGCCGCCGATGGTTTGGCAATTTTGGAGGGCGATCGCTATATATATATGAATAGAGTACATTTAGAAATGTTTGGTTATTCTGGTATGGAAGATTTACCCGAAAATAATTGGCGTTGTCTTTATGAAACTGATCAAGTTAATCTTATTGAAACACAGATTTTCCCTCTATTAATGGTAAATAAAAAATGGACAGGAGAAGCGATCGCAAAAAGGAAAGACGGTACAACTTTTCCTGAAGAATTATCTTTAACTCTTACTGATAAAGGATACTTAATTTGTGTTTGCCGTGATATTACCCAAAGGAAAAAATCAGAAAAACAATTAAGGGAAGCATTAGCCAAAGCCGAAGAAGTCAACGAATTGAAATCTCGACTAATTACCCTTACTAGCCATGAATTTCGTACTCCCTTAACAGTTATAGCCTCTTCTGTGGGGATTTTAAAGAGTTTTGGACATAAACTTTCCCCTGAACAACAAGCAGAACACTTTAATACTATAGAAACTTATATTCAACATACCACTCAGTTACTCGACGATATATTATTAATTAATCGTTCAGAAGCAAAACAATTACACTATCAACCCCAACAAATAAATATTAGGGATTTTTGTCTAAATCTAGTCAATCATTTACAAAATACCTATGGTGAATATCAAATCATATTTGAAATAAATAACGAATCATCCCTCAAAGAAGAGCAATATAATAGACTTTTAGATCCTAAATTATTAACTCAAATTTTGACGAATCTTGTATCTAACAGTGTCAAATACTCTGCTGTTAATAGTCGTATCGATGTTTTACTAACTGTAGAGGCTAAAAATATCATCTTGCAGGTTAAAGATAGGGGTATTGGTATTTCTGTCAATGACCAAAAATACTTGTTTGATACTTTTTATCGTGGAGATAATGTGGGCAATATTCAAGGCACGGGATTAGGACTCCCTATTGTTAAGGAATGTGTTAACCTTTGCAAAGGTACTATTACTTTTACAAGTGTTATCAATCAGGGAACAACTTTTTCTATTAATATACCTTGTTAACTTGAGTTCGGGATAAATTTTCCTAAGTACAGGACAAAAATTTTAAACAGTCAATAAGTTGAAAACTACTATCCATTTTATCTCAAATACTCTTTACCTATTTTATTATTCATATTAATCTGCTAAACGGTCAAATCTACCTCAAGTAAATGGGTCTTATGATACCATGTCACAAATATTATATTTTTAAAATTATAAAAAAAGTCGATCAATGAGTAGTTTTTTGATCCGTCAATGGTTATCTTTGCTCCCGTTTAAACTTTTATCTTTATTTTTTGCTTCTTATTTTTCTATATTATTAATAGGGTTTTGGAATGCTCCCATTTTTTCTCAGGATGCACCAGAAATTAGAGCAGTTTGGCTAACTACCAGTGATACTGATACACTACTTGACCGTCCAAAAATGAAAGAGGCGATCGCATCTTTGGCTTCCCTTCATTTTAATACTATCTATCCTGTGGTGTGGAATTCGGGTTATGCCCTTTATCCGAGCAAAGTGGCACAAGAGGCAAAGATACAACCATTTGTACATAAAGGATTACAAGGACAAGAACCATTAGGGGAGTTGATAGAAGAAGCCCATAAACATAAGATGTTAGTTTTACCTTGGTTTGAGTTTGGTTTTATGGCACCTCCTTCTTCAGAATTAGCCTTAAAACATCCTAATTGGTTAACCAAAGCCCAAGATGGCACTCAAACAACCTATAGTGCCGCCGGGGAGGTTGTGTGGCTTAATCCCTTTCATCCAGAAGTACAAAAATTCATTACTGCTTTAGTTATGGAAGTGGTGAATAATTATGATATTGACGGTATTCAATTCGATGATCATTTGTGTTTACCTGTGCAGTTAGGTTATGATGCTTATACTGTAAATCTTTACAAGCAAGAGACGGGTTTAGAACCTCCTAAGAATTATAAAGACGCAGATTGGATGCGCTGGCGAGCTAATAAATTAACGGAATTTGTCGCACAACTTAACCAAACAATTAAAGCCCAAAACCCGAATAAAATTTTGTCTATTTCTCCAAATCCTTACCACACCGCTTATAATTCTTTTCTACAAGATTGGTTAGACTGGGTGAGAAAAAACTTAATTGATGAGTTAATTATTCAAGTATATCGCTCTGATTTTGCTGTTTTTCAAAAGGAAATTAGTCGTCCAGAAATCAAGGAAGCAAAAGAGAAAATCCCCGTTGGTATTGCTATTTTAACAGGATTACCTAACCGTATTACACCCATCGAGTTTGTCAGGGAAAAAGCCTTAGCCGTTCGACAGCAAAGACTGGGAATTGCTTTCTTTTTCTATGGTAGTATGTGGAATACAAGCCCAGAATTAAAGAGCGATCGCAAATCTAGTTTTCAATCTCTGTTTCCTTATCAATCCCGTCGCATTGTAACGGTAAATCCGAATACTCCTATTATTACTCCCACTAATTCTGTTACTCCTGTCACTTCTACTAAACCTGTTACTCCTATAACTCCTTCTAATCCCATTACACCCGTCACTTCTACCAATAATGTTGTTAATCCTACTAATAAGGTGACTCCAACTAATGTCCCTATTATTGATTCAAGTATTGATCCAACTAATGTAACCAGTGAACCAATTCCCATAGATGAATTTTTAGAGTTTTCCCCATAAAAAAGGTGGGCATTACCCACCCTATAATTAATTACACGTCTAACTCTGTCAGGTTTAATCTCGGTCCGTGTGTCTCAATGAACTCTCTGCGTGGTGCAACGCGATCGCCCATCAAAACAGTAAAGATGCGATCGGCTTCGGCTGCGTCTTCAATCTCAACTCGTTTCATCATACGGGTTTCAGGATTCATAGTAGTATCCCAAAGTTGTTCGGGCATCATCTCCCCTAAACCTTTAAACCGTTGGATATTATAGTTAGCATTGGCAGGAAGTTCAGCTATTTTCTGCTGTAATTCTCGATCGCTATAGCAATAGAAATGATTTTTACCCCTTTCCAATTTATAGAGAGGAGGACAAGCAATATAGATGTAGCCTTGCTCTACCAATTCCCGTTGATAACGATAGAAGAATGTTAACAAAAGAGTACGGATGTGTGCGCCATCTACATCAGCGTCCGTCATGATTACAATATGATGATAACGTAGTTGACTCGCATCAAATTCATCCCCTTTAATACCCAATCCTAAAGCGGTAATTAAGGATTGAATCTCGTTATTTTTGTAAATCTTCGCATCATCGGTTTTTTCGATATTCAGGATTTTACCCCTTAAAGGCAGTATAGCTTGGAAGCGGCGATCGCGCCCTTGTTTAGCACTATTATGAACGAAAATACCACTAGCGAGGGCGAAATTATGGGTATGAGGCACTTCTATATCATAAACATCAAAAGTTTCTGTAACCGATTCAATTTTGACAACCCGATGATTATAGTTAGCCACTGCTTCTAAAACTTCGCTTTGATTACCATTGAAGAAGCGATCACAAAATGTCTCAAATTTCAATAAAGACTTATCCTTCGTTTGTAAACGATACTGACGATAAGCATCCAAATCGACACAACCGCAATCAATTTCGATTTGTTTTAGTGCCGATAAAGTTTTATTGTAATAGGTTTTAGCTAAGGCTTGACGGCGTTTTTCTCGAAACTCAGGAGTCCATTGTTTACTTGTAGTTTCCCGTCTCCATGCTAATAATTCCTCATTTTTCCACTGTTTTTGTGCCACAATGGACAATTCTTGACGAGCGGAGGGATTATCACGATAATATTCTTTTACCCTGTCACTTTGAGCTTTACGATTAGATTCTTGACTCCAATACTCTTGTTGTGCCAAGTATAACTGTTCAGCATTTTGTTGACGATAATCCTCATTACTGTTGTAAAAATCTTGCCACTGAGTCATCATATAGGCTTTATACTCAGGATTCTCCCATTGTGCCTTAGCTTGAGAAGATAACATTTGACGAGTATCCTCTTGTTTCATTCTCTCACTCATCATCTGACGAAAATCATCAGTTTGTCTTATCTGAGAACATTTTTCTTTCACATCAGGACGATGTAGAGTATGCTCTAAATGATTACGATGTAAAGCTAAATGCTCTTCTGCATTTAAACGGATTAAATTAGTGGGATTATTATTTCTTTTGTTAAAATCTACATGATGACAATGTTCTCCATCACCTTTTTTGTACACACCCTGCCAACGATTGTACCAGTCAGCAACTAAATGAGTAAATAACCATGAATCAGAACGAGGATTCCACACCATTTCATAACCATCAATGGTAATACCCTTTTCTTTGGTAGAAGAAATTTTCCGATATAAAGGCATCAAAGAATCATCCGCAGTTAAAAATTGAGCCTGTTTATAGCTACCATCTCGTAACATAAAACGATGATCAGGAGTACAAATAATTTCCTCGCCATTGTCTAAAGTAACTTTGATAACTTGGGCATTATGTTTCGTTATACGGGGATGAATAATTTTTTCTACCCCTACAGTGCAATCATGACGGATAGTATAACAGAAATGCTCTTTTCCTTCTGCTTGTTCTTTCACTAACTCTTTAAAGGAGATATGCCTTCCGTCAACCAAAGCTATCCTTGTATCCCCATGAAAACATCCCCCTGCACTATCACCTTCCACGAGGAAAATCTCGGATTCTGCTGGATCACGGGAGCTACAATCTGCTAACTTACCCGGTAGGGGTGAAGACTCTAACACCGATTTACGTCTCACCAATTCCCTTGCACGTCTTGCGGCTTCGGCGGCTTTAAAGGCTTGAATCGCTTTTTCAATGATACTATCAGCAACATGAGGATTAAACTCTAAATACTCGTTTAAGGCTTCTCCCACCAAAGAATCGACAATACCCCTTACTTCTGAGTTGCCTAATTTTGTCTTGGTTTGCCCCTCAAATTCAGGATCGGGTACTTTCACAGAGATAACCGCCGTTAAACCTTCCCTGACGTTTTCTCCCCCTAAATTAGAATCATTTTCCTTGATTTTATTTCTTTTTCGTCCAATATTGTTTAAAGTACGAGTTAAAACAGTTTTTAAACCTTCTAAATGTGTACCGCCATCAATAGTA is a window from the Cyanobacterium sp. Dongsha4 genome containing:
- the gyrB gene encoding DNA topoisomerase (ATP-hydrolyzing) subunit B; amino-acid sequence: MSTTNQTSNSSNYDAEQIQVLEGLEPVRKRPGMYIGSTGPRGLHHLVYEVVDNSIDEALAGYCTHIEIDLNADGSVSVTDDGRGIPTDIHPRTKKSALETVMTVLHAGGKFGGGGYKVSGGLHGVGISVVNALSEWVQVTVWRSDKVHTQRYERGKPLTDLETKDNDTGHSTGTSVSFLPDNQIFTETTEFDYNLLSNRLRELAYLNAGVKITFCDRRITPNREETYCYEGGIKEYVAYMTREKEVLHQDIIYTSGDKNGVQVEVALQWCIDAYSDTILGFANNIRTIDGGTHLEGLKTVLTRTLNNIGRKRNKIKENDSNLGGENVREGLTAVISVKVPDPEFEGQTKTKLGNSEVRGIVDSLVGEALNEYLEFNPHVADSIIEKAIQAFKAAEAARRARELVRRKSVLESSPLPGKLADCSSRDPAESEIFLVEGDSAGGCFHGDTRIALVDGRHISFKELVKEQAEGKEHFCYTIRHDCTVGVEKIIHPRITKHNAQVIKVTLDNGEEIICTPDHRFMLRDGSYKQAQFLTADDSLMPLYRKISSTKEKGITIDGYEMVWNPRSDSWLFTHLVADWYNRWQGVYKKGDGEHCHHVDFNKRNNNPTNLIRLNAEEHLALHRNHLEHTLHRPDVKEKCSQIRQTDDFRQMMSERMKQEDTRQMLSSQAKAQWENPEYKAYMMTQWQDFYNSNEDYRQQNAEQLYLAQQEYWSQESNRKAQSDRVKEYYRDNPSARQELSIVAQKQWKNEELLAWRRETTSKQWTPEFREKRRQALAKTYYNKTLSALKQIEIDCGCVDLDAYRQYRLQTKDKSLLKFETFCDRFFNGNQSEVLEAVANYNHRVVKIESVTETFDVYDIEVPHTHNFALASGIFVHNSAKQGRDRRFQAILPLRGKILNIEKTDDAKIYKNNEIQSLITALGLGIKGDEFDASQLRYHHIVIMTDADVDGAHIRTLLLTFFYRYQRELVEQGYIYIACPPLYKLERGKNHFYCYSDRELQQKIAELPANANYNIQRFKGLGEMMPEQLWDTTMNPETRMMKRVEIEDAAEADRIFTVLMGDRVAPRREFIETHGPRLNLTELDV